Part of the Lycorma delicatula isolate Av1 chromosome 13, ASM4794821v1, whole genome shotgun sequence genome is shown below.
taaagataaaatagtGAAACAACTCGTGGTATTttgcaaaatagaaaataaaaactaggtTAAGAGAGAAGTGGAgaggaaaaataacaaaattaaagatgtaGAAAATAAGTGATTATAGAAATGTGATAAACACAtgtatttagaatgaataaatatactattatacaatatttcaattataagtgAACTTACTGGACACTGACTGTTTCCAAGTAAACTGTTATCACCTCATTATCCTATTGTAAAATGAACTAAATagcaaacaaatgtatttttgtagATTACTCAACTCTtgtctatataattatatacataatatgagAGAGATCTTTGACAACAACAATTTTGAGTGAAAAAAAGTTATGTTGtacaatgtaaatatatatcagagatttacaacaaaaattttataatgcattaaaattttctatcataACATAAAGTAGTTCTGCATACTACTCATATCTACCTATCCATATAAATAATATGAGAGATGtacaaccacttaaaaaaaaaaaaaaaaatctaaccgccgtatttacttattattttgatgtattagACTGTATAGATCTAAGTAGAGGTAAACATCTGTGCTCAGTAAGTGCAGATGTTTACCTATTAGAAAActgttaaacttttaatttaagataattccTTCAATAATTATTATCCCTTACACCATTGACCACCACATTCTGCGATACTTCGACTGATCAGTTCTGCTTACCTTTGCATCAatcataaaacttaataattttttttttactcaataaatatttatatatgaattacatatataaaatttcatatatattaccgtttttaaaataatttttaaaaaatcgtgtgTTTGGGGCATGCAAGGTAACAACTTACCTGCCTTAAGTTGTAAcatacagaaataagaaaaatgtaatgttaaattataaaaattagataaattttgttatacagggtcattcacgggaaccggatgtttttgaagtgggttgtactcagGCTCTCGTGGTGAGAGGGGCACATGGCTGGTGTCTTGACGTtttctttgttcatagcatttacattttagtcgttgagatggagccgtggacgctagaccaacgcctgccTGTACGCATATGACAGTTTTGTGcaaaatgacgaatccgtaactgctgttcaccgagatttccgccgtcagtttaatatccatcgtaatgcaagtgtcccttctcgtaacacaatattgcaacgggtaaacaaccttcgaataagtggttcaatattgaagaaaaaaccaccgggtccccgatgaactgctagcactccggagaacatcgaacgagtaagggaagccattgtcagaaacCCACGCcactctattcagaggcattcagcagcgcttcaaatgagcaaaagtacggtaagacgaattctgcatacagacctgcatttccatccttacaagatagccgtcgtgcggcAGTTAAAcaagcaagatttcacgcagcgattacaattttgacgacaaatgcttaccatttttgaagaaaatgaagatttgttattgttaatgagtgatgAAGCCCATTTACATCTGAATGTCTTCGTCAACAATAAGAATTGCCAGTATTGGGCAGAATGAAatccacatcagcttcacgagagaccacttcatagcccaaaggtgactgtcgggtgtgcaataggaaaggtcagtgttattggaccatatttttttgaagaaaatgacgctgccgtaactgaaacagctgatcgttacattgcgatgttgaatacgtttttcatccgaGTTatgaaaccggggaatcgattttcaaaatgtgttattccagcaggatggagctacagcgcacacagtgagggcaacgatggctgttctctgtaacttgtttccgggacggatcgtttccagatttggcgacattccttggctccctcggtcccccgacttgagtagttgtgatttttttctgcgggggtttctgaaatcgcatgtgtacggcaataaactgtgtacattggaggacctaaagatcgcaattcgtcatcacgtcacccagattgatgtagacatactgcaaagaattgaggccggttactgtgaaaggctacaacaatgtattgcccaaaatggacatcacttgccgaacataatttttcgttcatgagtaagtaacaaatgctttgattttaaaagtgtttcagtaccaataaaacgtttttaaagtaaatattcaatgttttatgattattttaaaaacatccggttcccgtgaatgaccctgtacttGTTATAAATTATGCACACTAAaagaatgttattaatttttttccttaatataagatttttaaaggtCTTAACAATTCTCTAATATGGACattaaaatgtctttttaaagTATAACTCTCGTTAAAAGATTTCTGATAAAcgttatagaaaatgtttttctttgtgtgTAAATTAAATATGCTTCTTTAGATTTAAAAGAcgattaaaaaaaccttttggcagaagttacaaacataacttttctcttttgtatgaatatttaaatgtaaatttaaagaagaattatgaTTAAACTActtctgacaaaaattacaaacataatttttctcatttgtatgactattttaaaataaaagaatggtaAAAATCCTTTAAGCAGAAGTTACAtaacttttctcttttgtatggATATTAATATGTgcctttagaatttttttacaattaaatgacttttgacaaaagttacaaagaTAATTCTTCTCTTTCGTATGAGTATTAATATGTACCCTTAAATTGCATTcttgattaaatgacttttgacaaaatttacaaacataacttttctcttttgtatgaatattaatatgtaccTTTAGAGTTTTCTtacaattaaatgacttttgacaaaagttacaaagataatttttctctttcgtaTGAGTATTAATATGTACCCTTAAATCGCGTttttgattaaatgacttttgacaaaatttacaaacataacttttctcttttgtatgaatattaatatgtaccTTTAGAGTTTTCTtacaattaaatgacttttgacaaaagttacaaagaTAATTCTTCTCTTTCGTATGAGTATTAATATGTACCCTTAAATTGCATTcttgattaaatgacttttgacaaaatttacaaacataacttttctcttttgtatgaatattaatatgtaccTTTAGAGTTTTCTtacaattaaatgacttttgacaaaagttacaaagataatttttctctttcgtaTGAGTATTAATATGTACCCTTAAATCGCGTttttgattaaatgacttttgacaaaatttacaaacataacttttctcttttgtatgaatattaatatgtgcCTTCAgatattgtttacaattaaatgacttttgacaaaagttacaaacaaattttttctcatttctatgAATATCaagatgtgtttttaaagtagTAGAACgataaaaaaccttttggcagaagttacaaacataatttttctctttcgtaTGAGTATTAATATGTCTCCTTAAATTGCGTTcttgattaaatgacttttgacaaaagttacaaacataacttttcgtatttgtatgaatattaatatgtgcctttagaatttttttacaataaaatgacttttgacaaaagttacaaacataatttttctctttcgtaTGAGTATTAATATGTCTCCTTAAATTGCGTTcttgattaaatgacttttgacaaaatttacaaacataatttttctcttttgtatgagtATGAATATGTGCCTTTAGATACTGTTtacaattaaatgacttttgacaaaagttacaaacatattttttctcatttgtatGAATATCAAGATGTGTCTTTAAActagaagaataataaaaatccttttggcagaacttacaaacataatttttctccttagtatgaatatttaagtgtaattttaaagAGGCATTACcattaaaagacttttgacaaaaattacaaacataacttttctcttttgtatgaatattaatatgtgcCTTTAgatattgtttacaattaaatgacCTTTGACAAAacttacaaacatattttttctcatttttatgaatatcaagatgtctctttaaactagaaggataataaaaatccttttggcagaacttacaaacataatttttctccttagtatgaatatttaagtgtaattttaaagtagCATTATcattaaaagacttttgacaaaaattacaaacacaatttttctcatttgtatgaatattaagatgtctctttaaattagaagaatcataaaaaaccttttggcagaacttacaaacataatttttctctttcgtaTGCCTATTAATATGTACCCATAAAATGCTTTcttgattaaatgacttttgacaaaatttacaaacataacttttctcttttgtatgaatattaagatgtcttttTAAAGTAGTAGAATgataaaaaaccttttggcagaagttacaaacataatttttctcttttgtatgagtATTAATATGTACCTTTAAAGTGTTTACTTGTTTAAATGACTTtggacaaaagttacaaacataatttctcTCATTAGTATGaatctttaaatgtaattttaatttacaattttgacTAAAAGACTtgtgacaaaaattacaaataaaacttttctctTTGTCACGTgtaatatgtgtttttaaatcattaacatgAATAAGAGACTTTTGCTTATTTCCTTTCTGAACAGGTAACACATTTTCACTACTTACACTCTCGACTATATCTTCTGTCGTTACATCAACAAATGCATGCTTACAATcactagatttttcttttataattccatcatGTACAGAATTATTTATACATCTCTTACAAGTAACACAATTCTTAGTACTTCCCTTGATCATTCCTTTATCgatagtaacctgtaaaattagaaataactaataattacaatCGAAAATGAAAAGGAAACACCAAAATTCCAATGTCTGGTTATGACGGAACAAaaatggtgtattttttttttcatgaagcaGCACACTGTTACAGGGCAGTATACCTCAACATGCttgagaactttgctgttcctcagattcctgcaggactcagtttccaacaagatggtgtttCACTACACTTTTATTGAGATGTTATCATGTTCCTGAACAATGCTTCCCCGGATGTTGGATCACGCGAGGAGGTCCAACTGCATGCCCACCCAGATAATTTGACATTtagatgatttaaaacaaaaaaattgttgaaggTGTTTGTCTAAAAATGCCACAGATGCACCTAAACACCTGGCAAGAGTTAAATTATCATCTAGACGTCTGCCGAGCTATAAAATGTGCATACACTAAAGTTGACTGACCTACATTAAAACATGGAgagttgctgtgtttattaaaaaaaaatattaaattatattaactggttctcttaTTGTAAACAGCACTTTTGGATACTTTTATCTGGACACCCTGTAAATTATAGTACATATATGATCAAactaacaaaacaatatttatattataaaattataataactttaaattttaaatctttttaaatggttTATGGTACATTTGATGATTCACATACTTAGGGTGagcaaataaaaaccaaattgaGTAAGCTTCAACTGCAGTTATTTGTGTGCCACCTTTAACAATGCTTCTACTAGCACTATTATTGGTTGTATGTTACTCTAATCTACTGTCAGTTGTAAACTAATCGTGCATCAACAAAGTAAGTTTCATCCCACGAGttgtttttctaaagaaaaatagcCTTGATGCATCAAGGAATGCGTTACTATAGTGGAAGCTAATCTGCGTTCTGGAATCCTTTCAAGGAACACATTtgatatttgtgaaaaatttctgaatgccaaTATCCCAGCAAAGAATAGTccataaaaaattctgttaaaaagtgGCTTACAAAGGTGTTGATTTAAAATTCCAGAACGAAGTAGACGACCTTCTGTTAAGAATCCAGAAGTCACAGACAATATTCAAACAATTTCTGTTTGTCCGAAAAATTTGTAATTGGTTTTCATGTTAAAGccgtgtaaaatacacatcttgctttaaaattattcacgatttaaatttaaaactgtatcaTACAACAATTTACGAGAACAAActgaaatatcttaattaatgTAAACCGGTTTCTCAGAAACATTATTCATCGACAGATAGACCAGATATTGTGCTTTTTGTCAGATTGTGCACAGTTTCATTTATCTAGGATAATGAATGTAAATCCTCACCATGCGTTTGAGTGTACATATTACTATGAGAAATCAGTGTACAGTTCTGGTAATCATATAGAAGgaggaccaatttttttttactgttagtaCAAAAGTGTTCTACTCTTGATCTCTTGGTTAACAGATTGTGGAAAAAATTATGGCTTCTTCTAACAAGACGAAGAAACAATCTGTTGCACATGAAACAATTCAATAGCACATATTCATGCAAGGCTACAGCCTTGTTACTGTGAGCAAGGGATAGTGGCCTCCTTGTTCCCCAGATTTGTGTAGTTGCAATTTTTCCTTTGGTTATTTAAAGGATTGGAGTTTATAAATCAAACTCTTACACTATTGATAATTGAAGGAGAACATTCAGAATAAGAGACTGAAGTCACCGACAAcattttgcatcaggtgactctcagTATGATTACTTAAGCATTGCAGATACACAGGGTGCTTGCATCAAatatcttttctaaaaatatggtAAGTATGTAAGTTTTCCTAATGCAAATacagaattaagttttatttcattttcatttcatagaaaaaattttatgtcaCAAATGTGTTTAATCTGTATCAAATCGATTTTAAATCGTATACCTGATAATTGAAATATGAAAAGcaaatactattaaaaacaaatcaccCAAAACATATTAAGTATGAACCCTTTCAACAACTTAGTTTCAAAACATCACTCTACCTTCACTCATTGACTTAGCATTCACACACACGCTAATAGGCCTATGttaattaaacagaactaaatagaattaaaaacaattttttttataacagaactaACTGAAGTcgcaaaatatacataaatacacaatAATGAAATTAGCAAGAGgcaaataatgtttattacaataTCCAATAACTAATACTTACATAATCCGGATAAAATCCTATCTCTTCTTCTGCCTTCACCGTATGTAAATACTTATCATTTATTTGAAGTTCatcggttttcatatttaaattaagctGTAATGAAACTTCTTCATTCAAAGATATCTcagattccttaaaaaaatataataaaaaaccttacaaaatgtgaaaactaccaatattcattcaataaacaatatttttttattctgaatggaAGTTAATAATACCatcatatcattataaaataaattacaagataaaaataaatgtgattaaagttTATATCAATTGTTCacataaaacacatgaaataatgttaaaaaggtaaatatataaacataaaagatcacaaaaagataattcacaattcagagggcgctattgaaaattattctgagcatatatttatatacatgttaatCAAAATGCAGATAAATTGTGCGTTTTTTgcgtatttaaaaattcattaacataggAATGTTGTTtcgatgaaagaaaatttttaattgtattttgaactatttgaaaaatccttccaccaacttatttaaaatacaattaaaaaaatttcttttacagaaacagcaTTCCTCcgttgatgaattttaaaataatactaattataaaaaaagtacaatttaccTGCATTCCGatcaaaatgtacataaataattggtgggaagatttttcaaatagtttagcAATTCAGACAGAAGTGcaataaggccctttcttgtaaGATGAAGTTATTTGGTTCAGTTTagatggatattattattttttaagaataagttacaattttttttagtaaagatttcatattcataaatataagcacaaggataaaataatatatatatataaattttgtatcttaaaaactcgaTTTGACTTTTTCAGGTAGTGCCAAGATTTGATAtactttataaaagattatatgtaggcataataaacatttcataCAAACTGTATAATTCCTAATTTTGTCATAATCATTGTTTCATGCCAATCTCTGTGgcacaacaaaaacattttggCCTTTCTTCAGGAGGTCCTGGTTTGAATCCTCATCACGAACGACATTTTCCacgtgctacaaaattcattaccaTCCATCAGTAACTTTAAGCAAGCATAAGCTTGTTACTgtagaaataaagatttataaatagtatatgaTTATACCGagctatatttttacattttactttctttctttttttacctttgttaaaccgcatataaattatgaaagttaTTCAGAATAGCtaatataaatcatacatttctaaatttcccttttactattattatactatCATAAACTCTACAAAATCTCTTATAATGGTATATAACCAGCTGTTTCAAAACCTAATAACAGCAAAcaggaagaaattaatgaaactgaaataTTCAAATACCCAGGGAAGATTATTGGACATCAACATCTCTTATAAAGAAGCCATTATGTTAAAAGCAGTAAAATGGAACTAGCCTATTGATTAACTAAGAATACCtgcagtaaaaaaattgatatcgtTGAATGCTAAACTAAGTCACTACTGTACAGTTGTTTGATTGGAAGCTCTATAACCGATATAATATCTGACATTTGACAACTAACTTCTAAtcgaaaaatttcaaacaaaaaaacaaagaatagcaaaCAAAAAGTCTTACAGCCCATCAAGGACAGAAAAGAAGacacaataatgaaatttacaaccTATGGCAACTGAACCAGAGAAACTGAAAGAAAtagagaagaaatgaaaataacccAAGAAGACTAAAAATGAACATTTAGTGCGAGAAAGAATTGTAAAATATCTCAGGTTTCCAGGAAAAACAAAACCacgaaagaaatatttcttcctaTTTAAAATACCGAAAAATGATGAAGAGATATGGAAGAAAATGGATGTGAAATAAcatgtatattgaaaaaattattaaaagttatttaatcccCTTACTGGTTTTTTGACAAAATAACTCGTCATTAACTACCTTGAAAAAAGTCGCCCTTGACAAAACGATTTGTCAATATGAACCGACCTGTTTTATGCTGTTTGTTGACAAATTACAGCAATGTGTGTGTCTAGTTCCACTGTTACTCTAATTTAATGGTGAAGGGCTAGTTGCATATCGTTTCTCTATTTTATGTCTTATCTCATATTGTTCTGAATAGCTGTTACTAtggatttttctttgttttatgatTCCTTAAGTTACAttcatattagttttattatttctttgtattgtttattgttttcataattttgctattacttttgcataattttcagtcatatttttatttctaactgtTTGTGTCTGTAGATAAGACCATACGTAAATAACAGAGTTGTTTACTATAacctaattttagtaattttttatgcgAATAAACAatctttgtgttattattttaattactagtgttttacaatattattgatataaCAGTTAAATATTGTAAGTGATATTTATTAGTCCAACATGGTCTGTTCATCACGTGTAAATGATAGTGatataattgaacttttaaatgatttagCTCATGGCAAATAAGATGATTCTCATTTTTTGGGCAATATTACCAATGATGAGCATGATGAACGGGATTTACAGCCTCCTGATAGGTACAAAACCTTAAATATCTGTTGCTTAAAAAAGGGCAAAACACTGGGCTTCGAATAGGGCTTGAATGGGCTTATTTATGATGTGACCACAAAACCTTGCAATGCTCAAATATTTACTGGTAATCCACGAATAAACTTCCCGACTGATGACCCTAACAATGTAAATTCTTTACgccaaaaatttcttaaaaaaaaaaaataataatactaaaccaGTATTTGAGATTTCAGCTATAGAATCCAACTGATAATGATGAGATGCTTTTGTTTCTAATTGTATACATGCTGTCAGCAATTATTTGGAAGccacaaatcaaaaatcaaaagcCAAAATTTGGAAGCCAAAAACAAAAGTTATCATACAAACAAGCTCCTTTTTACAGTTAttgtatttggaaaaattttataccATAAGGGTCAAACTTCTGTTACATTTCCAACATTTTACTGTGATAATAACTAACCCATCTCCAAAAAAATAAACCGATTATTTTAACATCCGttacctttatattttataacaaattcatatACACCTGAAAAAAATTTAGCAGTTGATGAAAGTTTACCACTGCAGAAAGGCAGGCTAAGTAAGCttcattcagtttattaaaacaaaaaggacACACTTTGGGGCATTAAGACATATGTTATTTCAgtcagaaaaaagttataattataaacgTGATTGTTTATGTAAATGGagacaaagaaattataaaaaaacctaaatcATGGCAATAAGAAAGCAAATTATTGAGCAAATTGTTGAAATTCATT
Proteins encoded:
- the LOC142333975 gene encoding uncharacterized protein LOC142333975; amino-acid sequence: SENVLPVQKGNKQKSLIHVNDLKTHITRDKEKSFICNFCHKSFSQNCKLKLHLKIHTNERNYVCNFCPKSFKQVNTLKVHINTHTKEKNYVCNFCQKVFYHSTTLKRHLNIHTKEKSYVCKFCQKSFNQESILWVHINRHTKEKNYVCKFCQKVFYDSSNLKRHLNIHTNEKNCVCNFCQKSFNDNATLKLHLNIHTKEKNYVCKFCQKDFYYPSSLKRHLDIHKNEKKYVCKFCQRSFNCKQYLKAHINIHTKEKSYVCNFCQKSFNGNASLKLHLNIHTKEKNYVCKFCQKDFYYSSSLKTHLDIHTNEKKYVCNFCQKSFNCKQYLKAHIHTHTKEKNYVCKFCQKSFNQERNLRRHINTHTKEKNYVCNFCQKSFYCKKILKAHINIHTNTKSYVCNFCQKSFNQERNLRRHINTHTKEKNYVCNFCQKVFYRSTTLKTHLDIHRNEKKFVCNFCQKSFNCKQYLKAHINIHTKEKSYVCKFCQKSFNQKRDLRVHINTHTKEKNYLCNFCQKSFNCKKTLKVHINIHTKEKSYVCKFCQKSFNQECNLRVHINTHTKEKNYLCNFCQKSFNCKKTLKVHINIHTKEKSYVCKFCQKSFNQKRDLRVHINTHTKEKNYLCNFCQKSFNCKKTLKVHINIHTKEKSYVCKFCQKSFNQECNLRVHINTHTKEKNYLCNFCQKSFNCKKILKAHINIHTKEKSYVTSA